From a single Aquincola tertiaricarbonis genomic region:
- a CDS encoding GNAT family N-acetyltransferase — MASIQRSSFRKQWHQALRRALNVMPVRWRFGLYRKLIDCDPAPPESLQLKIADTREELTACFQLLHDAYVASGFMKPHPSGLRVTPYHALPTTTTLCAKIDGRVVGTMSLIREGVFGFPLQAAFDLGEVRAKEGQIAEISALAVHPDYRKTGGAILFPLMKFMYEYCTRYFDVRHLVIAVNPDKIELYESLLFFQRLRGNVVDKYDFANGAPAVGATLDLALAHGVFERVYGRRRARKNLFKYFVQTRLPNIQLPRRRYHTTNDPVMTPELLDHFFNQQTQGFAELDERKRLLLRSIYGLPGYDAVLPGAVAAPVGHHPLRRHQRYSLRCPAQLVLGGVPLPLTVIEVSAGGFQAESKVPLPLDAVGTAVVELGAHDQSKVEVRIVRNGGPSSQYGGFYGFKLQATDEVWRRCVAALEQGQTAADLMRPMPVAVAAPAPAPVGVRPVVPVAVA; from the coding sequence ATGGCTAGCATCCAGAGATCCTCCTTCCGCAAGCAGTGGCACCAGGCGCTGCGCCGGGCGCTCAACGTGATGCCCGTGCGCTGGCGCTTCGGGCTGTACCGCAAGCTGATCGACTGCGACCCCGCGCCGCCCGAGAGCCTGCAGCTCAAGATCGCGGACACGCGCGAGGAGCTGACCGCCTGCTTCCAGCTGCTGCACGACGCCTACGTGGCCAGCGGCTTCATGAAGCCGCACCCCTCGGGCCTGCGCGTGACGCCGTACCACGCGCTGCCCACCACCACCACGCTGTGCGCCAAGATCGACGGCCGCGTGGTGGGCACGATGTCGCTGATCCGCGAGGGCGTGTTCGGCTTTCCGCTGCAGGCGGCCTTCGACCTGGGCGAGGTGCGGGCCAAGGAAGGGCAGATCGCCGAGATCTCGGCGCTGGCGGTGCACCCCGACTACCGCAAGACCGGTGGCGCCATCCTGTTCCCGCTGATGAAGTTCATGTACGAGTACTGCACCCGGTACTTCGACGTGCGCCATCTGGTCATCGCGGTGAATCCGGACAAGATCGAGCTGTACGAGTCGCTGCTGTTCTTCCAGCGGCTGCGCGGCAACGTGGTGGACAAGTACGACTTCGCCAACGGCGCACCGGCCGTGGGTGCCACGCTGGACCTGGCCCTGGCCCATGGCGTGTTCGAGCGGGTGTACGGCCGACGCCGTGCGCGCAAGAACCTCTTCAAGTACTTCGTGCAGACGCGGCTGCCCAACATCCAGCTGCCGCGCCGCCGCTACCACACCACCAACGATCCGGTGATGACGCCGGAGCTGCTGGACCACTTCTTCAACCAGCAGACCCAGGGCTTTGCCGAGCTGGACGAGCGCAAGCGGCTGCTGCTGCGCTCCATCTACGGGCTGCCGGGCTACGACGCGGTGCTGCCCGGCGCCGTGGCCGCGCCGGTGGGCCACCATCCGCTGCGGCGGCACCAGCGCTATTCGCTGCGCTGCCCGGCGCAGCTGGTGCTGGGCGGCGTGCCGCTGCCGCTGACGGTGATCGAGGTCTCGGCCGGCGGCTTCCAGGCCGAGAGCAAGGTGCCGCTGCCGCTGGACGCCGTGGGCACGGCGGTGGTGGAACTGGGCGCCCATGACCAGTCGAAGGTCGAGGTGCGCATCGTGCGCAACGGCGGTCCCAGCTCGCAATATGGTGGCTTCTACGGCTTCAAGCTGCAGGCCACCGACGAGGTGTGGCGCCGTTGCGTGGCCGCGCTGGAGCAGGGCCAGACCGCGGCCGACCTGATGCGGCCGATGCCGGTGGCCGTGGCCGCCCCGGCACCCGCGCCAGTGGGCGTTCGCCCGGTGGTGCCGGTGGCGGTGGCCTGA
- a CDS encoding polyhydroxyalkanoate depolymerase produces the protein MLYDTYQAHADLMWPWRAMARNSLPLFDGPLKALLQLPAVRKTAAALDVFSLAEVTHKRLPFGIDSVRVHGEPAAVEEEVVLATPFASLLHFKKPGITDQPPLLIAAPMSGHFATLLRETVRTTLRDHDVYITDWHNARDVPLAAGRFGLDEYVEHLMDFMAHIGPGVNLLAICQPCVAALAATALMAEDQHPATPRTLTLAAGPLDCRISPTAVNKLAVTKPISWFEQRLIARVPLRFKGALRRVYPGFVQLSAFMSMNLERHVQSLREMYASVAAGEHDKAEPVRRFYEEYFAVADLPAEFYLETVQRVFQDYDLPLGKLAWRGRPVRPEAIRRTALLTIEGERDDICAVGQTLAAHEMCSQLRPTLKSHYVQPGVGHYGVFSGRRWDTQIYPMMRDVVYRFR, from the coding sequence ATGCTTTACGACACCTACCAGGCGCATGCCGACCTGATGTGGCCCTGGCGCGCGATGGCGCGCAACAGCCTGCCGCTGTTCGACGGCCCGCTGAAGGCGCTGCTGCAGCTGCCTGCCGTGCGCAAGACGGCCGCCGCCCTGGACGTGTTCAGCCTGGCCGAGGTCACGCACAAGCGGCTGCCCTTCGGCATCGACAGCGTGCGGGTGCATGGCGAGCCGGCCGCGGTGGAAGAAGAGGTGGTGCTGGCCACGCCCTTCGCTTCGCTGCTGCACTTCAAGAAGCCGGGCATCACCGACCAGCCGCCGCTGCTGATCGCCGCGCCGATGTCGGGCCACTTCGCCACGCTGCTGCGCGAGACGGTGCGCACCACGCTGCGCGACCACGACGTGTACATCACCGACTGGCACAACGCCCGCGACGTGCCTCTGGCGGCCGGCCGCTTCGGGCTCGACGAATACGTCGAGCACCTGATGGACTTCATGGCCCACATCGGCCCGGGCGTGAACCTGCTGGCCATCTGCCAGCCCTGCGTGGCCGCGCTGGCCGCCACCGCGCTGATGGCCGAGGACCAGCACCCGGCCACGCCGCGCACGCTCACGCTGGCGGCCGGCCCGCTGGACTGCCGCATCAGCCCCACGGCGGTGAACAAGCTGGCCGTCACCAAACCCATCTCGTGGTTCGAGCAGCGGCTGATCGCCCGCGTGCCGCTGCGCTTCAAGGGGGCGCTGCGCCGGGTGTACCCGGGCTTCGTGCAGCTCTCGGCCTTCATGAGCATGAACCTGGAGCGGCACGTGCAGTCGCTGCGCGAGATGTATGCCTCGGTGGCCGCCGGTGAGCACGACAAGGCCGAGCCGGTGCGCCGCTTCTACGAAGAGTATTTCGCGGTGGCCGACCTGCCGGCCGAGTTCTACCTGGAGACGGTGCAGCGCGTGTTCCAGGACTACGACCTGCCGCTGGGCAAGCTCGCCTGGCGCGGCCGGCCGGTGCGGCCCGAGGCCATTCGCCGCACGGCGCTGCTCACCATCGAAGGTGAGCGCGACGACATCTGCGCCGTCGGCCAGACGCTGGCCGCGCACGAGATGTGCAGCCAGCTGCGCCCCACGCTGAAGAGCCACTACGTGCAGCCGGGCGTGGGCCACTACGGCGTGTTCAGCGGCCGCCGCTGGGACACGCAGATCTACCCGATGATGCGCGACGTGGTGTACAGATTCCGCTGA
- a CDS encoding cupin domain-containing protein produces the protein MLDTTTTRFSHVKPGQTLWRGEGLRDFFLYRDLGVADATNGQVIAQLVKANSAPEKGTGWHRHEAQFHLVYMLKGWARFMYGDQETLVEAGDMVHQRPGIVHFLFDYSPDMEYLEIVGPADFGTVDVEGPCPVPAPGAWPAA, from the coding sequence ATGCTGGACACCACCACCACACGCTTCTCCCACGTCAAGCCCGGCCAGACGCTCTGGCGCGGCGAAGGCCTGCGGGACTTCTTCCTCTACCGCGACCTGGGCGTGGCCGACGCCACCAACGGCCAGGTGATCGCGCAGCTGGTCAAGGCCAACAGCGCGCCTGAAAAAGGCACCGGCTGGCACCGGCATGAGGCGCAGTTCCACCTGGTGTACATGCTCAAAGGTTGGGCGCGCTTCATGTACGGCGACCAGGAGACCCTGGTGGAAGCGGGCGACATGGTGCACCAGCGCCCCGGCATCGTGCACTTTCTGTTCGACTACTCGCCCGACATGGAGTACCTGGAGATCGTCGGGCCGGCCGACTTCGGCACCGTGGACGTGGAAGGCCCCTGCCCGGTGCCGGCGCCGGGGGCCTGGCCAGCCGCTTGA
- a CDS encoding glutathione S-transferase family protein — MARATLTISSKNYSSWSLRGWLLTRYAGLEVDEIRVAPDDIAARKELLLMSPSILVPCLRHEGATVWDTLAIGEYLNELKPQAGLLPADRVARAHCRSVCGEMHSGFGNLRSALPMNLKGDSPGFRIWDRAQADIDRVLEIWRECLQQYGGPYLFGAQRGMADAMYAPVATRFKTYHVALDDLCGGYAARMLAEPEMQDWRRAALEEPDDIEELDMEF, encoded by the coding sequence ATGGCCCGCGCCACGTTGACGATCAGCAGCAAGAACTACTCGTCCTGGTCGCTGCGCGGCTGGTTGCTCACGCGCTATGCCGGGCTGGAGGTGGACGAGATCCGCGTGGCGCCCGACGACATCGCCGCCCGCAAGGAGCTGCTGCTGATGTCGCCTTCCATCCTGGTGCCCTGCCTGCGGCACGAGGGCGCCACCGTGTGGGACACGCTGGCCATCGGCGAATACCTGAACGAGCTGAAACCCCAGGCCGGCCTGCTGCCCGCCGACCGCGTGGCGCGCGCGCATTGCCGCTCGGTGTGCGGCGAGATGCATTCGGGCTTCGGCAACCTGCGCTCGGCGCTGCCGATGAACCTGAAGGGCGACTCACCGGGCTTTCGCATCTGGGACCGGGCGCAGGCCGACATCGACCGCGTGCTGGAGATCTGGCGTGAATGCCTGCAGCAGTACGGCGGGCCCTACCTCTTCGGCGCGCAGCGCGGCATGGCCGACGCGATGTACGCGCCGGTGGCCACGCGCTTCAAGACCTACCACGTGGCGCTGGACGACTTGTGCGGTGGCTATGCCGCCCGCATGCTGGCCGAGCCCGAGATGCAGGACTGGCGCCGCGCCGCGCTGGAAGAGCCCGACGACATCGAAGAGCTCGATATGGAGTTCTGA
- a CDS encoding GGDEF domain-containing protein, whose protein sequence is MSQLVVQNRSLPAVSPDEAARLAAVYAHELLDTPAEPAFNAVVRAAAALTGAPVAFLGLLDADRLWFKAAVGLDSPQAEPAAAHAGQPLCLIDDLEADVSAAATALRAAAPGARSYAGVALVDEAGQLLGTLGVLSPQAQAFDAAAVQRLQDAAVLAGTALLAHYRAVSLARAAKADPVTGIADRRRFDEALDVELQYSMRTGEPFSVLSLSINGHRDIATGFGRAIADDVLREVARRLGHQVRVGDLLAHLGQAEFGIVMRHGAEAEAGALAARIETAMAEPVQLGDGESLGVSLSLGVGAYDDEVVSAAQLYSRAHRAQRLAAERLERRVNMVGKLLEAPALRLVAGRQVD, encoded by the coding sequence CGGCTGGCGGCCGTGTATGCCCATGAACTGCTGGACACGCCGGCCGAGCCGGCGTTCAACGCGGTGGTGCGTGCCGCCGCCGCGCTGACGGGCGCGCCCGTGGCCTTCCTGGGCCTGCTGGACGCCGACCGGCTGTGGTTCAAGGCCGCGGTGGGCCTGGACTCGCCGCAGGCCGAGCCTGCCGCCGCCCATGCCGGCCAGCCGCTGTGCCTGATCGACGACCTGGAAGCCGATGTCAGCGCCGCGGCCACCGCCCTGCGCGCCGCCGCCCCCGGCGCGCGCAGCTATGCAGGCGTGGCGCTCGTCGATGAAGCCGGCCAGCTGCTGGGCACGCTGGGCGTGCTGTCGCCGCAGGCGCAGGCCTTTGACGCCGCCGCCGTGCAGCGCCTGCAGGACGCCGCCGTGCTGGCCGGCACCGCGCTGCTGGCCCATTACCGCGCTGTCTCGCTGGCGCGGGCGGCCAAGGCCGATCCGGTCACCGGCATCGCCGACCGCCGGCGCTTCGACGAAGCGCTGGACGTGGAGCTGCAGTATTCGATGCGCACCGGCGAGCCCTTCAGCGTGCTGTCGCTGTCGATCAACGGCCACCGCGACATCGCCACCGGCTTCGGCCGCGCCATCGCCGACGACGTGCTGCGCGAGGTGGCCCGCCGCCTGGGCCACCAGGTGCGGGTGGGCGACCTGCTGGCGCACCTGGGCCAGGCCGAGTTCGGCATCGTCATGCGCCATGGCGCCGAGGCCGAGGCTGGCGCGCTGGCCGCCCGCATCGAGACCGCGATGGCCGAGCCGGTGCAGCTGGGCGATGGCGAATCGCTGGGCGTGAGCCTGTCGCTGGGCGTGGGCGCCTACGACGACGAGGTGGTCTCGGCCGCGCAGCTGTACAGCCGTGCGCACCGGGCGCAGCGCCTGGCCGCCGAGCGGCTGGAGCGCCGGGTCAACATGGTGGGCAAGCTGCTGGAAGCCCCGGCGTTGCGCCTGGTGGCCGGCCGCCAGGTCGACTGA
- a CDS encoding isocitrate/isopropylmalate dehydrogenase family protein, whose product MSTTTSTPIPATLIPGDGIGPEIVDATLAALDALGAPFEWDRQEAGLAGVKSAGDPLPKAALDSIRRTRLALKGPLETPSGGGYRSSNVRLREEFQLYANLRPALTIVPGGRYEKVNLVVVRENLEGLYIGHEHYVQIDNDPHAVAMATGINTRQGSRRALEFAFEYAVANGRKKVTLVHKANIMKALTGIFLETGQQLYESKYKGKFELETVIVDACAMKLVLNPWQFDVIVTTNLFGDIISDLVAGLVGGLGMAPGANIGANAAIFEAVHGSAPDIAGQGKANPVALMLAAAMMLDHVNRQDLATRLRTAIDQTLNVDQVRTGDLGGKASTPEFAQAVVARIKNS is encoded by the coding sequence ATGTCCACCACCACCTCCACCCCCATCCCTGCCACGCTCATCCCGGGCGACGGCATTGGTCCTGAAATCGTCGACGCCACGCTGGCGGCGCTGGACGCGCTGGGCGCGCCCTTCGAATGGGACCGGCAGGAGGCGGGCCTGGCCGGCGTCAAGTCGGCCGGCGACCCGTTGCCCAAGGCCGCGCTGGACAGCATCCGCCGCACCCGGCTGGCGCTGAAGGGCCCGCTGGAAACGCCCTCGGGCGGCGGCTATCGCTCCTCCAACGTGCGGCTGCGCGAAGAATTCCAGCTCTACGCCAACCTGCGCCCGGCGCTCACCATCGTGCCCGGTGGCCGCTACGAGAAGGTCAACCTGGTGGTGGTGCGCGAGAACCTCGAGGGCCTGTACATCGGCCACGAGCACTATGTGCAGATCGACAACGACCCGCACGCCGTGGCCATGGCCACCGGCATCAACACCCGCCAGGGCAGCCGCCGCGCGCTGGAATTCGCCTTCGAATACGCCGTGGCCAACGGCCGCAAGAAGGTGACGCTGGTGCACAAGGCCAACATCATGAAGGCGCTGACCGGCATCTTCCTGGAAACCGGCCAGCAGCTGTACGAAAGCAAGTACAAGGGCAAGTTCGAGCTGGAGACGGTGATCGTCGACGCCTGCGCGATGAAGCTGGTGCTCAACCCCTGGCAGTTCGACGTCATCGTCACCACCAACCTGTTCGGCGACATCATCTCCGACCTGGTGGCCGGCCTGGTCGGTGGCCTGGGCATGGCGCCTGGCGCCAACATCGGCGCCAATGCCGCGATCTTCGAGGCGGTGCACGGCTCGGCGCCCGACATCGCCGGCCAGGGCAAGGCCAACCCGGTGGCGCTGATGCTGGCCGCGGCCATGATGCTGGACCACGTGAACCGGCAGGACCTGGCCACCCGGCTGCGCACCGCCATCGACCAGACGCTGAACGTGGACCAGGTGCGCACCGGCGACCTGGGCGGCAAGGCCAGCACGCCCGAGTTCGCGCAGGCGGTGGTCGCCCGCATCAAGAACAGCTGA